The following coding sequences are from one Rattus norvegicus strain BN/NHsdMcwi chromosome 11, GRCr8, whole genome shotgun sequence window:
- the LOC102551304 gene encoding keratin-associated protein 20-2-like translates to MCYYGSYYGGLGYGYGGLGCGYGCGYGCGYGGYGGYGSYGNYGYGCCRPLCCRRYWSCGFY, encoded by the coding sequence ATGTGCTACTACGGCAGCTACTACGGAGGCCTGGGCTATGGCTATGGTGGCCTAGgctgtggctatggctgtggctatggctgtggctatGGTGGCTATGGTGGCTATGGTAGCTATGGTAACTATGGTTATGGCTGTTGTCGCCCACTGTGCTGTAGAAGGTACTGGTCCTGTGGCTTCTACTGA